A region of Anguilla anguilla isolate fAngAng1 chromosome 18, fAngAng1.pri, whole genome shotgun sequence DNA encodes the following proteins:
- the dnph1 gene encoding 2'-deoxynucleoside 5'-phosphate N-hydrolase 1: MRIYFCGSIRGGRQDVNIYQRIVKKLQTYGKVLTEHVSHGDISEKGEDSALKGDRAIHDRDMEWLVAADVIVAEVTQPSLGVGYELGRAVAMHKKILCLFRPSSGRVLSAMIRGADGDSPSSALQVRDYSEDEVETVLQEYFSTLTPNVETR; this comes from the exons atgcgtatatatttttgtggtaGCATCCGCGGAGGGCGACAGGACGTAAACATTTATCAGAGAATTGTGAAAAAATTGCAAACGTACGGCAAAGTTCTAACGGAGCATGTCAGCCACGGTGACATTTCTGAAAAAG GTGAAGATTCAGCACTAAAGGGGGATCGTGCCATCCACGACCGAGACATGGAGTGGCTCGTGGCGGCCGATG TGATAGTGGCCGAGGTGACGCAGCCCTCTCTTGGCGTCGGGTACGAGCTGGGGCGAGCGGTGGCCATGCACAAGAAGATTCTCTGCCTCTTCCGACCCTCGTCTGGACGAG TCCTGTCTGCCATGATCCGGGGTGCCGACGGCGATTCTCCGAGCTCTGCGCTCCAGGTGCGAGACTACAGCGAGGATGAGGTGGAGACGGTTCTGCAGGAGTATTTCAGCACCCTCACGCCCAACGTTGAAACACGTTAA